A window of Metabacillus sp. B2-18 contains these coding sequences:
- a CDS encoding ABC transporter substrate-binding protein, whose product MTKKFASWSMMVMLLLLVLTACGSGEKTASNAEENKEEDQATEEVETEQEEQVEETRTVKHLYGEAEVPMNPEKIVLLSHVSWEGSLVSVGVKPHAVMAYDNEFPPHLTEELAGVTALPYADEINTEEIVKLNPDLLIISDRYKPLYDALAETIPTVVVEVGGDWKEDHLKVAEAAGKLEEGKKVIEDLEKEAEDIGNRIREKVGEETFMAVGINKKDIRVYGTTNHATNSLLFDDLKLKPTENLPEDFGENISIEGLVKYDPDHIIDVTYFNSGEYYDSVTQGEVWKNLRAVQNDKVHTLTTTWGFWDPIERQKGLKEIETLLLGE is encoded by the coding sequence ATGACAAAGAAATTCGCTTCATGGAGCATGATGGTAATGCTACTTTTACTTGTATTAACAGCATGCGGTAGTGGAGAAAAAACAGCTTCTAATGCAGAAGAGAATAAAGAGGAAGATCAAGCAACAGAGGAAGTCGAGACAGAGCAAGAAGAACAAGTAGAGGAGACAAGAACGGTTAAGCACTTATACGGTGAAGCAGAAGTACCAATGAATCCGGAGAAAATTGTGTTACTATCACATGTTTCATGGGAAGGTTCACTCGTATCTGTTGGCGTTAAACCACATGCTGTTATGGCATATGACAATGAATTCCCACCACATTTAACAGAAGAATTAGCTGGTGTCACTGCACTTCCATATGCAGATGAAATAAATACGGAAGAAATTGTAAAGCTTAACCCTGATTTACTAATTATCAGTGATCGATACAAGCCACTATATGATGCGTTAGCTGAGACAATTCCTACTGTTGTTGTAGAGGTAGGGGGAGATTGGAAGGAAGATCACCTTAAAGTAGCTGAAGCAGCTGGTAAATTAGAAGAAGGTAAAAAAGTTATTGAAGACTTGGAAAAAGAAGCAGAAGATATAGGAAATCGCATTCGTGAGAAGGTTGGGGAAGAAACCTTCATGGCAGTTGGTATCAATAAAAAGGACATTCGTGTATATGGAACAACAAATCATGCAACGAACTCATTATTATTTGATGATCTGAAATTAAAACCAACTGAAAACCTGCCTGAAGATTTTGGTGAAAATATTTCAATTGAGGGTCTAGTAAAATATGATCCTGATCACATTATTGATGTAACATACTTTAATAGTGGTGAATATTATGACTCTGTTACTCAAGGAGAAGTGTGGAAAAACCTAAGAGCGGTACAAAATGATAAAGTACATACCCTTACAACAACTTGGGGCTTTTGGGATCCAATTGAACGTCAAAAAGGCTTGAAAGAAATTGAGACATTATTATTAGGTGAATAA
- a CDS encoding helix-turn-helix domain-containing protein, translating to MTHLLLTKLHHFKLDMMKIRDGGMEFIHVMNGHISLIYIASGHGFIVRNGEQEPLKEGKSYFLTEDCHFLSTAPELLTVYKLSWDKEVKDLANILSIGLADQLPAKMVSLWDEAIHLQKGESLSAQCRFQSAIWNILSFLTDYAEVDQIEETMELIRKNVASPYSVATLAEKVNMTPNSFARAFKKRVGMSPKEFLIEERIQTAKSLMLQNKGITTKDVAMKIGLQDEFYFSRLFKQKVGEAPTVFMKKSKERIAVVSQMFLQDHLLALGIQPVAAPFYPSVYPSSNGLPSHLEHHLQGTRLLNAEKMFKPEEILQSQPDRIFKTPLHNGEVQAVLLSHQQKVQHISLKTEWNDYFREIASLLGKENMVDKIEQEICCLESKVKDELCPLTRKGNWAVIWIRQNEIRLYGHSDHACFDLLYQKLGFEPHPDLPTSGYRVLTVEELAAFNIDKLLILWSHEKDVWKVVQTKEWKNIKAVKNREIYYPKSHEWDPWGPIGRKHMLLQFSSSFKTSRLMS from the coding sequence ATGACACATTTACTTTTGACTAAGCTTCATCATTTTAAGTTAGATATGATGAAAATCCGTGATGGAGGTATGGAATTCATCCACGTCATGAATGGGCATATTAGCCTTATTTATATTGCTTCAGGTCACGGGTTTATCGTGAGAAATGGAGAGCAGGAACCTCTTAAGGAAGGGAAAAGTTATTTCTTAACAGAAGACTGTCATTTCCTATCCACGGCCCCGGAGCTTTTAACTGTTTATAAGCTGTCATGGGATAAGGAAGTAAAAGATCTTGCTAATATATTGTCGATTGGCCTAGCTGACCAATTGCCAGCAAAGATGGTTTCATTGTGGGATGAAGCCATTCATTTACAAAAAGGGGAGTCGTTGTCGGCACAATGTAGGTTTCAATCAGCGATTTGGAATATTTTATCTTTTTTAACTGATTATGCAGAAGTGGATCAAATCGAGGAAACGATGGAATTGATTCGAAAGAATGTAGCAAGTCCATATTCGGTTGCAACACTAGCTGAAAAAGTAAATATGACTCCAAATTCTTTTGCCCGTGCGTTTAAAAAGCGAGTAGGAATGTCGCCCAAAGAGTTTTTAATTGAGGAAAGAATTCAAACAGCGAAGTCACTCATGCTTCAAAATAAGGGCATTACAACAAAAGATGTTGCGATGAAGATTGGGTTACAGGATGAATTTTATTTTAGTCGTCTTTTTAAACAAAAAGTAGGAGAGGCTCCAACCGTTTTTATGAAAAAATCAAAAGAAAGAATTGCGGTTGTGAGTCAAATGTTTTTACAAGATCATTTATTAGCATTAGGCATACAGCCTGTAGCGGCCCCGTTCTACCCATCTGTCTATCCGTCAAGTAACGGGCTACCGAGTCATCTTGAACATCATTTACAAGGAACACGTTTACTAAATGCAGAAAAGATGTTTAAACCAGAAGAAATTCTTCAATCACAGCCAGATCGAATTTTTAAAACTCCTTTACATAATGGAGAGGTACAAGCTGTGTTGCTATCACATCAACAAAAAGTACAGCATATTTCATTGAAAACAGAATGGAATGACTACTTTCGCGAGATTGCAAGCTTACTTGGAAAAGAGAATATGGTTGATAAGATCGAGCAAGAGATTTGTTGCTTGGAGTCAAAAGTGAAGGATGAACTCTGTCCTTTGACGAGAAAAGGGAACTGGGCGGTTATATGGATCAGACAAAATGAAATTCGTCTTTATGGTCACAGTGATCATGCTTGCTTTGATCTACTTTATCAAAAGCTGGGCTTTGAGCCTCATCCAGATTTGCCAACTAGTGGATACCGAGTACTCACAGTAGAAGAGCTTGCTGCGTTCAATATTGACAAGCTGCTAATCCTTTGGAGTCATGAAAAAGATGTATGGAAAGTGGTTCAAACAAAAGAATGGAAAAACATAAAAGCTGTTAAAAATAGAGAAATCTACTATCCCAAAAGCCATGAATGGGATCCTTGGGGACCAATAGGCAGAAAGCATATGCTCCTACAATTTAGCTCAAGCTTTAAAACTTCAAGATTAATGTCATAG
- a CDS encoding FecCD family ABC transporter permease — MKNHSMTELPCDSPSQSVKKNNATALSLFGLLFIFISLIVSIGLGAVLIKPSVIIDSFFSFQNGNIEHQLIWEIRIPRALTAALIGATLAVAGTIMQGLTRNPLADPSIIGITHGSGLAIAISLAFVGSGSYWVLLLWSFAGSAIGAFCVLAFSMISRDRISPVTLTLAGAALSTLFSALSTGIALYFQVSQDLSFWFAGGLSGTKWLHVFILLPTVIIGLTLALWISRSLTILAMGEEVATGLGQSYQKVRWIGLISVILLSGAAVSIAGSIGFIGLVIPHVIRLLVGPDYRLLLPLSAIAGAFLLVVADIGARMINPPFETPVSAVTALVGVPFFLYLSRQKRGYM, encoded by the coding sequence ATGAAAAACCATTCAATGACTGAATTACCATGCGATTCACCATCTCAATCTGTGAAGAAAAATAACGCAACAGCACTGAGTTTATTTGGTTTGCTTTTCATTTTTATTAGCTTAATTGTATCCATTGGTCTTGGTGCAGTTCTGATAAAACCTTCTGTTATCATTGATTCTTTTTTTTCGTTTCAAAATGGAAATATCGAGCATCAGCTTATCTGGGAAATACGCATTCCACGTGCTTTAACAGCAGCTTTAATTGGGGCAACACTTGCTGTTGCAGGAACAATCATGCAAGGACTAACACGAAATCCCCTTGCAGATCCATCAATTATTGGCATTACACATGGTTCAGGATTAGCCATCGCAATTTCTCTTGCGTTTGTGGGATCTGGATCTTATTGGGTTCTTCTTCTTTGGTCATTTGCAGGATCAGCGATTGGTGCATTCTGTGTTTTAGCTTTTTCGATGATATCAAGAGATCGAATCTCTCCTGTAACACTTACTTTAGCCGGAGCTGCCTTGAGTACACTTTTTAGTGCCTTATCAACTGGTATTGCGCTTTATTTTCAAGTATCCCAAGATCTTAGCTTTTGGTTTGCAGGTGGGTTATCAGGAACAAAATGGCTTCATGTTTTTATTCTCCTTCCTACCGTTATCATTGGCTTAACACTTGCTTTATGGATAAGTCGTTCGCTAACGATTTTAGCTATGGGAGAAGAAGTCGCTACAGGACTCGGACAATCTTATCAAAAAGTTCGTTGGATCGGATTGATTAGTGTTATTTTACTGTCAGGTGCTGCTGTTTCAATTGCAGGTAGCATCGGCTTTATCGGACTTGTGATTCCACATGTAATTCGGTTGCTTGTTGGTCCCGATTATCGTTTATTGCTACCTCTTAGCGCGATTGCTGGAGCCTTTCTTCTTGTTGTCGCAGACATCGGCGCCCGAATGATCAACCCACCATTTGAAACACCTGTTAGTGCGGTTACTGCCCTTGTCGGGGTACCATTTTTCCTTTATCTATCACGTCAGAAAAGGGGGTATATGTAA